The sequence below is a genomic window from Flagellimonas marinaquae.
CCTCTTCATCAATGGCCTCTTCTTTATAATTTCTGACGGAGCGACGATGGATTACGGCTTCTTCAAATGTCATTGGGGTGGTGGATTAAGTAGAGTTGATTAAAATTAAAAACGAAAGTCAAACGATTTTGTATGGGAAACCAAAGAGTTCTTGCAGCCCATATCAATTTCCATTTAGGGCCAATCTCAATTATATATGGGAGCGTGCTCCAAACGTGTCTTATTGCATTAAAAACACTAAAAATAGGGTAGGTATCAAGTACACAACAATAGTTTGGGCACCTACGTAATCTTTGGCGACCCTCTGACCCAATAACAACATCAGCAAGGTAATTCCCGACAGAATGGCGCCGTAAAAGCCATAACTGCTCTCACTATCAACAATAAATTGAAAAGCGCCGACACCGGCCAGTATTCCCGATAACATTTCCAATACCAAAACAATTCCCAGAAGTCCGGGGACCATTCCCCTAAAAATGGATTTGGAAAAATGACCGGTCAACCAATCCAAATTGCCTTTCCAATCTAAAATTTTATCTATTCCACTTTGCAAAAATGTAATTGTCAAAAACAATAATAAGAGGATTTCTGTGGCGTTCGCGAATACATTGTTCATAAACTATATTTTAAATTAGGCGGCCTTGGCGTGCAAAAGCCTTGTAAGTTTTATGGACAGGTCCGTAAAGATCAATTTGGAATTTCCGTTACGTTCCACGTGAAAAATAGCCTGTTCCAACTCCTTTACAATATCCAAAATATTGTTTTCATGTACAAAAGGAGCAAATTTGTTGAGGTCAAAGCCCTCCATATGTATTTTCGCATGTACCAGTTCCGTGGCGCTATAATTTAGCAAAAGTGCTTGGCGCATCATGGTGAGACAGTAATTCAAAAACTTCTTTTGCACCTCACGTCCCGTTTTTGCCACCTCGTCGCTCCACAAGATCAGTTCCTGTACCGCAGCTTTGTTACCTTTGGCCTTAAATGCGCTGCGCACCCATTGTACAAACCATCTTTCGAAAACCAAATCCTCGGAATCCTTGTTCAATAGATCCAAAGCTTTATTAAAATTCCCGTTTGCTTCCAAGGCAATGGTCAACGCTTCGGTCTGGTCCACACCTTTTAGGAGGAGCGCATCGGTAATCGCTTGTTCCGCAAGTGGGGGAAAATTCAAAATTTGACAACGGGATCTGATCGTGTTTATGATTTGTTCTTCATCTTCGGCCAAAAGGAGCAAAATGGTTTTGTTTGGAGGCTCCTCGATCAATTTTAGCAGCTTGTTCGCAGCGGAGACATTCATTTTTTCCGCCATCCAGACAATCAAGATCTTATATCCGCCCTCATAAGACTTTAACGATAGCTTTTTAACCATGTCCTGGGCTTCGTCCACCCCGATTTGGCCCTGTTTTTTTTCAATGCCGATATGCCGGTACCAGTCGAACAGGTTTCCATATGGTTGCTCTTTTACAAATTGGCGCCACTCTTCCAAATAATGGTCGCTTACCGCATGCGATTTTATCTTGTC
It includes:
- a CDS encoding DoxX family protein; this translates as MNNVFANATEILLLLFLTITFLQSGIDKILDWKGNLDWLTGHFSKSIFRGMVPGLLGIVLVLEMLSGILAGVGAFQFIVDSESSYGFYGAILSGITLLMLLLGQRVAKDYVGAQTIVVYLIPTLFLVFLMQ
- a CDS encoding ATP-binding protein is translated as MLFKNVLGLEHIKNHLVTTAETGRVAHAQLFVGPEGSGVLPMAIAYAQYLLCGNIGVENEGGHTDCNTKCNSLSHPDLHFAFPVSNSDKIKSHAVSDHYLEEWRQFVKEQPYGNLFDWYRHIGIEKKQGQIGVDEAQDMVKKLSLKSYEGGYKILIVWMAEKMNVSAANKLLKLIEEPPNKTILLLLAEDEEQIINTIRSRCQILNFPPLAEQAITDALLLKGVDQTEALTIALEANGNFNKALDLLNKDSEDLVFERWFVQWVRSAFKAKGNKAAVQELILWSDEVAKTGREVQKKFLNYCLTMMRQALLLNYSATELVHAKIHMEGFDLNKFAPFVHENNILDIVKELEQAIFHVERNGNSKLIFTDLSIKLTRLLHAKAA